The Arvicanthis niloticus isolate mArvNil1 chromosome 2, mArvNil1.pat.X, whole genome shotgun sequence genome includes a window with the following:
- the LOC117703776 gene encoding olfactory receptor 4F6-like produces the protein MGRTNLSLVSEFVFLGLSNSWTIQLSLFLFSCVFYVASLLGNFLIVLTVTSDPQLQSPMYFLLANLSIIDLICSSFTAPKMIYDLLRKHKTISFGGCITQIFFIHAVGGTEMVLLIAMAFDRYVAICKPLHYLIIMSPQKCILILVASWIIGFIHSVTQLIFVVDLPFCGPNELDSFFCDLPRFIKLACINTNTLEFMVTANSGFISVASFLILIISYIFILVTVQKKSLGSLCKALSTLSSHVMVVVLFFGPLIFFYSWPFPTSHLDKFLAIFDVIVTPFLNPVIYTLRNKEMKVAMKRLCTRLMNYIKLS, from the coding sequence ATGGGTAGAACAAACCTCTCTTTGGTGTCTGAGTTTGTGTTCCTGGGACTCTCCAACTCATGGACAATCCAGCTatcccttttcctcttttcctgtgTGTTCTACGTGGCAAGTCTGTTGGGAAACTTTCTCATTGTGCTAACTGTAACCTCAGACCCCCAATTACAGTCCCCTATGTACTTCCTATTAGCCAATCTTTCCATCATTGACTTGATATGTTCCTCATTCACAGCACCCAAGATGATTTATGACCTTCTGAGAAAGCACAAAACCATCTCTTTTGGGGGTTGCATCACTCAGATCTTTTTTATCCATGCAGTAGGTGGCACTGAGATGGTGCTGCTCATAGCCATGGCGTTTGACCGATATGTTGCCATATGTAAGCCTCTGCACTACCTGATCATCATGAGCCCACAAAAGTGCATTTTGATTTTGGTTGCTTCTTGGATTATTGGCTTCATCCATTCAGTGACTCAGTTGATTTTTGTGGTAGACTTGCCCTTCTGTGGTCCTAATGAATTAGACAGCTTTTTCTGCGACCTTCCAAGATTTATTAAACTTGCCTGTATAAACACCAACACATTGGAGTTTATGGTTACTGCCAATAGTGGCTTCATTTCTGTGGCCTCCTTTTTAATTCTGATAATctcttacatatttattttggtAACTGTTCAAAAGAAATCTTTGGGTAGTTTATGtaaggccctctccactctgtcATCTCATGTCATGGTGGTAGTTTTGTTCTTTGGACCCTTAATCTTCTTCTACTCGTGGCCATTTCCAACCTCACATCTGGATAAATTTCTTGCCATCTTTGATGTAATTGTTACTCCTTTTCTAAATCCAGTGATATACACACTTAGGAATAAAGAGATGAAGGTGGCAATGAAGAGACTATGCACACGGTTAATGAATTATATTAAGCTTTCTTAA